A window of Symbiobacterium terraclitae contains these coding sequences:
- the tpx gene encoding thiol peroxidase: MKGPVTLVGPELRVGDVAPAFTAVANDLTTVESSAFAGKVRIISSVPSLDTGVCDTQTRKFNEAASSLGEGAVVLTISCDLPFAQKRWCGNAGVDRVVTLSDYRDHAFGKAYGTYIKELALLSRAVFVVDRNDRVVHVEYVPVAGQEPNYDAALEAARAAL, translated from the coding sequence TTGAAGGGTCCCGTGACCCTCGTCGGTCCCGAGCTTCGGGTGGGCGATGTGGCCCCCGCCTTCACCGCCGTGGCCAATGACCTCACCACGGTGGAGTCGTCCGCCTTCGCGGGCAAGGTGCGCATCATCTCCTCGGTGCCGTCGCTGGATACGGGCGTGTGCGACACCCAGACCCGCAAGTTCAACGAGGCGGCTTCCAGCCTCGGCGAGGGGGCCGTGGTGCTGACCATCTCCTGCGACCTGCCCTTCGCGCAGAAGCGCTGGTGCGGCAACGCCGGCGTCGACCGGGTGGTCACCCTGTCGGACTACCGGGATCACGCCTTCGGCAAGGCATACGGCACCTACATCAAGGAGCTGGCCCTGCTCTCCCGGGCTGTCTTCGTCGTGGACCGGAACGACCGCGTCGTCCACGTGGAGTACGTGCCTGTCGCCGGGCAGGAGCCCAACTACGACGCCGCTCTTGAGGCGGCCCGGGCTGCGCTGTAA
- a CDS encoding cation diffusion facilitator family transporter: MVETNPAPQQSQGQKGAWLSIATYCLLTAAKLTVGWLAGSQAITADGVNNATDVLGSVAVLLGLMVAQRPADEEHRYGHARAEGVASLIVATIMGIASLEVGRSAVLSLVAPGREAPQGWSLWVALGSAALLLAVYAYNLRLARRCGSSALESAAYDHLSDALISLGAAAGIVGSNVGWTWADPLAGLAVAVLVARTAWSIGSGAAHMLMDGFADRERIAALHGVVTGIEGVTGVQDLRARSLGNTVAVDVTVLVPRHLTVVEAHAVADRVEQALTSLADVGAVQVHVEPDLDSCTG; the protein is encoded by the coding sequence GTGGTAGAGACGAATCCGGCCCCGCAGCAGTCGCAAGGTCAGAAGGGTGCCTGGCTGAGCATCGCCACGTACTGCCTTCTCACCGCCGCGAAGCTGACCGTCGGCTGGCTTGCGGGCTCGCAGGCCATCACGGCCGACGGGGTGAACAACGCCACTGATGTCCTGGGCTCGGTTGCCGTGCTGCTGGGGCTGATGGTCGCCCAGCGGCCGGCCGATGAAGAACACCGGTACGGCCACGCCCGGGCCGAAGGGGTGGCCTCGCTGATCGTGGCCACGATCATGGGGATCGCCAGCCTCGAGGTGGGCCGCAGCGCCGTCCTCTCGCTGGTGGCGCCCGGGCGCGAGGCGCCGCAGGGCTGGTCCCTCTGGGTGGCGCTGGGCTCCGCCGCGCTCCTGCTGGCCGTCTACGCCTACAACCTGCGGCTCGCGCGGCGGTGCGGGAGCAGCGCCCTGGAGTCGGCGGCGTACGACCACCTCTCCGATGCGCTGATCAGCCTCGGAGCGGCCGCGGGCATTGTGGGCAGCAACGTGGGCTGGACCTGGGCGGACCCGCTGGCGGGCCTGGCGGTGGCGGTGCTCGTCGCCCGCACGGCCTGGTCCATCGGCTCAGGCGCCGCACACATGCTGATGGACGGGTTCGCCGACCGGGAGCGCATCGCGGCGCTGCACGGCGTCGTCACCGGCATCGAGGGGGTCACCGGCGTGCAGGACCTGCGGGCCCGCTCGCTGGGCAACACGGTGGCCGTAGACGTCACCGTCCTCGTCCCCCGCCACCTGACCGTCGTAGAGGCGCACGCCGTGGCCGACCGGGTGGAGCAGGCCCTGACGAGCCTGGCCGACGTGGGCGCGGTGCAGGTTCACGTGGAGCCGGACCTGGATTCGTGCACGGGCTGA
- a CDS encoding helix-turn-helix domain-containing protein, whose product MSLGHRIRQTRTQKGITLQELSERSGLSKGFICQLENDKASPSLQALDRLSAGLGVPIALLLISQEERAHVVRANERQGYSLGSEGLSVQLLSAPGRSLKMMLIELAPGAATGGDHHAHEGEECHLVLQGSVRYRQGDEELILGEGDSLHWNGYIPHRVENCGTTPARILCVTTGAMEHMLDSECDCEEAQSGEGPSAP is encoded by the coding sequence ATGTCCCTGGGCCATCGCATTCGACAGACGCGCACGCAGAAGGGCATCACCCTCCAGGAGCTCTCGGAGCGCAGCGGCCTGTCGAAGGGCTTCATCTGCCAGCTGGAGAACGATAAGGCCTCGCCCTCGCTCCAGGCCCTCGACCGGCTCTCGGCCGGGCTCGGCGTGCCCATCGCCCTGCTGCTCATCTCCCAGGAGGAGCGGGCCCACGTGGTGCGGGCGAACGAGCGGCAGGGGTACTCCCTGGGCAGCGAGGGGCTGAGCGTGCAGTTGCTCTCCGCCCCGGGCCGGAGCCTGAAGATGATGCTGATCGAGCTGGCGCCGGGCGCCGCCACCGGCGGCGACCACCACGCCCACGAGGGCGAGGAGTGCCACCTGGTCCTGCAGGGCTCGGTGCGCTACCGGCAGGGGGACGAGGAACTCATCCTCGGCGAGGGGGACTCGCTCCACTGGAACGGGTACATCCCGCACCGGGTGGAGAACTGCGGCACCACCCCTGCGCGCATCCTCTGCGTCACCACCGGCGCGATGGAGCACATGCTGGACAGCGAGTGCGACTGCGAGGAAGCGCAGTCCGGCGAGGGGCCCTCGGCGCCGTAG
- a CDS encoding RNA polymerase sigma factor, translated as MAGTSAALSEVPVSHIPEQRPHPVAVPTDEELVAAYLKGNKAAFEEIVRRYEDRLYRLSYRMLGNHHDALDAVQEILVKLMAALPKFQGRSRFGTWVYRLAANTCLDIRRKRGRTAAESLEAALEFSPSTSLAILDDEPADNPDVYLEQQYRENVVRAALDKLPESQRRLLELRDLEDLSNSQVADMLGIEVGALKARLHRARQALKRVLDAGVYVPGYTSAAATDLA; from the coding sequence ATGGCAGGCACGAGCGCAGCACTCTCCGAGGTACCGGTCAGCCACATTCCCGAGCAGCGGCCTCACCCGGTGGCCGTACCGACCGACGAGGAGTTGGTGGCCGCCTATCTGAAGGGGAACAAGGCGGCCTTTGAGGAGATCGTCCGGCGGTACGAGGACCGGCTCTACCGCCTCTCGTACCGCATGCTGGGCAACCACCACGACGCCCTGGACGCCGTGCAGGAGATCCTGGTAAAGCTGATGGCGGCGCTGCCCAAGTTCCAGGGTCGTTCCCGTTTCGGCACCTGGGTGTACCGGCTGGCGGCCAACACCTGCCTCGACATCCGCCGCAAGCGCGGGCGTACGGCTGCGGAGTCGCTGGAGGCGGCCCTGGAGTTCTCGCCGTCCACCTCCCTGGCGATCCTGGACGACGAGCCCGCCGACAACCCCGACGTCTACCTCGAGCAGCAGTACCGTGAGAACGTGGTGCGGGCCGCGCTCGACAAGCTGCCCGAGAGCCAGCGGCGGCTCCTGGAGCTGCGGGACCTGGAGGACCTCTCCAACAGCCAGGTGGCCGACATGCTGGGCATCGAGGTCGGCGCGCTGAAGGCCCGCCTCCACCGGGCCCGCCAGGCCCTGAAGCGGGTGCTCGACGCCGGCGTCTACGTGCCAGGGTACACCTCCGCGGCTGCCACCGACCTGGCCTGA
- the ypeB gene encoding germination protein YpeB — protein MRRVLTWLSVSLLGAIAIAVWAAWTFQLNEHNQLLANALEAERQRNFVDMAHHVEQIQAMLGKGLATGSERQNMRYMADVNRHAAAAVAAFASLPLPPEVSTATGKFLQQVGDFSLSLLRDEAAGRPMTEAERAELARLRRESAALSQQLNEMLTQYNRGGFRWHRPVRLSWSTLFRRVEPPVATAGAQSPAMAALLDGGWAQMATKFEQMPVFIYDGPFSDHVNQTPPALSGPAVSREEAGQRLASLLPNFDSYRTVDVTETGGNLPAFSFRLAPAASRGSTYTVTAEITLQGGRLLTLLNDRVLGSPTLDLERARAIGREYLARVGYPDMVPTFAQVQDGTAFVAYAYRQGDVIVYPDQAKVKVALDNGEVLGLDARQYLTHHRPRTLPAPRISADEARARLNPALQVTRVQLALIPDAAGTGERLAYEFQGRMDDGIFLVYINAETGAEEQILQLIETEGGTFTL, from the coding sequence ATGCGTCGCGTCTTGACCTGGCTTTCTGTCAGCCTGCTGGGCGCCATCGCCATCGCGGTATGGGCGGCCTGGACCTTCCAGCTGAACGAGCACAACCAGCTGCTGGCCAACGCCCTGGAGGCGGAGCGGCAGCGCAACTTCGTCGACATGGCCCATCACGTGGAGCAGATCCAGGCGATGCTGGGCAAGGGGCTCGCCACGGGCAGCGAGCGGCAGAACATGCGTTACATGGCCGACGTCAACCGGCACGCCGCCGCGGCCGTCGCCGCCTTCGCGTCCCTCCCCCTCCCGCCCGAGGTCTCCACCGCCACGGGCAAGTTCCTCCAGCAGGTGGGCGATTTCTCCCTCTCTCTCCTGCGGGACGAGGCCGCGGGCCGCCCCATGACCGAGGCAGAACGTGCCGAACTCGCGCGGCTGCGCCGGGAGTCGGCCGCACTGAGCCAGCAGCTGAACGAGATGCTGACCCAGTATAACCGGGGCGGCTTCCGCTGGCACCGGCCGGTCCGGCTGAGCTGGTCCACGCTGTTCCGCCGCGTCGAACCGCCGGTTGCGACGGCCGGCGCCCAGAGCCCGGCCATGGCCGCGCTGCTGGACGGCGGCTGGGCGCAGATGGCCACCAAGTTCGAGCAGATGCCCGTCTTCATCTACGACGGCCCGTTCTCCGACCACGTGAACCAGACGCCGCCGGCGCTCTCCGGCCCCGCCGTCTCCCGGGAGGAGGCCGGGCAGCGTCTGGCCTCCCTGCTGCCCAACTTCGACAGCTACCGCACCGTGGACGTGACGGAGACGGGCGGCAACCTCCCGGCCTTCTCCTTCCGGCTGGCGCCGGCGGCATCCCGCGGCAGCACCTACACCGTCACCGCCGAGATCACCCTGCAGGGCGGCCGCCTGCTGACGCTGCTGAACGACAGGGTGCTGGGCAGCCCGACGCTGGACTTGGAGCGGGCCCGGGCCATCGGCCGGGAGTACCTGGCCCGGGTCGGATACCCCGATATGGTGCCCACCTTCGCCCAGGTGCAGGACGGCACGGCCTTCGTCGCCTACGCCTACCGGCAGGGGGACGTGATCGTCTACCCCGACCAGGCCAAGGTGAAAGTGGCCCTGGACAACGGCGAGGTGCTGGGGCTCGACGCCCGGCAGTACCTGACCCACCACCGTCCGCGCACGCTGCCCGCGCCGCGCATCTCGGCCGATGAGGCCAGGGCCAGGCTGAACCCCGCCCTGCAGGTCACCCGGGTGCAGCTGGCGCTCATCCCGGACGCGGCGGGTACCGGCGAGCGGCTCGCCTACGAGTTCCAGGGGAGGATGGACGACGGCATCTTCCTGGTCTACATCAACGCCGAGACGGGCGCGGAGGAGCAGATCCTCCAACTGATCGAGACCGAGGGCGGAACGTTCACCCTCTGA
- the sleB gene encoding spore cortex-lytic enzyme, which yields MATRALAAAIVAVLLVITFPWNAQAQARATLRWGSRGNDVCVAQRRLKAWGYYTGAVDCIYGRQTYAAVTLFQKRNGLTVDGVVGPETWAALGYWGGAPGGAATAQTTAAAGSREGERDLLARVVSAEARGEPYEGQVAVAAVILNRVRDSRFPNTLAGVVYQAHAFESVTNGTIYAPATSSAIRAAQDALNGWDPSGGALFFWNPQKASSGWIWTRPIIKRIGNHVFAK from the coding sequence ATGGCAACGCGTGCGCTGGCAGCGGCCATTGTCGCCGTGCTTCTGGTCATCACGTTCCCCTGGAATGCGCAGGCCCAGGCACGGGCCACCCTGCGCTGGGGGAGCCGTGGAAACGATGTCTGCGTGGCCCAGCGCCGGCTCAAGGCGTGGGGGTACTACACGGGCGCCGTGGACTGCATCTACGGCCGCCAGACCTACGCCGCCGTGACACTCTTCCAGAAGCGCAACGGGCTCACCGTCGACGGGGTGGTCGGGCCCGAAACCTGGGCGGCGCTCGGCTACTGGGGCGGCGCGCCCGGCGGGGCAGCCACGGCGCAGACGACCGCAGCCGCGGGCAGCCGGGAGGGAGAGCGCGACCTGCTCGCGCGGGTGGTCTCGGCCGAGGCCCGGGGCGAGCCCTACGAGGGACAGGTCGCGGTGGCCGCGGTCATCCTGAACCGGGTGCGCGACTCCCGCTTTCCCAACACCCTGGCCGGCGTGGTCTACCAGGCCCACGCCTTCGAGTCGGTCACCAACGGCACGATCTACGCACCGGCCACGTCCAGCGCGATCCGCGCCGCCCAGGATGCGCTGAACGGCTGGGACCCCTCGGGCGGCGCCCTGTTCTTCTGGAACCCGCAAAAGGCGAGCAGCGGCTGGATATGGACGCGGCCCATCATCAAGCGGATCGGTAACCACGTCTTCGCCAAGTAG
- the thiT gene encoding energy-coupled thiamine transporter ThiT, with protein sequence MSGLSDARHRLLRLVETAVMIGAAVALSFVKVWEMPQGGSITLGSMVPIILIALRYGAGWGVTAGAVAGILQFIIKPEFYHPVQVLLDYPVAFGALGLAGLARGSGVLAQAWLGALAIAGRFVAHLVSGVVFFGEYAPAGQSPWIYSAIYNGTYLLPEAVLSGVLLMALLPALERALPTRARSVH encoded by the coding sequence GTGTCCGGATTGTCTGATGCCCGTCATCGTCTGCTCCGCCTGGTCGAAACCGCCGTCATGATCGGGGCGGCCGTCGCCCTGTCGTTCGTGAAGGTCTGGGAGATGCCACAGGGCGGTTCCATCACCCTCGGCTCCATGGTTCCGATCATCCTGATCGCGCTGCGCTACGGCGCAGGGTGGGGCGTCACCGCCGGGGCCGTTGCCGGTATCCTGCAGTTCATCATCAAGCCCGAGTTCTACCACCCCGTTCAGGTCCTGTTGGACTACCCCGTCGCCTTTGGCGCGCTGGGCCTCGCGGGCCTCGCCCGGGGAAGCGGCGTGCTCGCGCAGGCCTGGCTGGGCGCGCTGGCGATCGCCGGCCGGTTCGTGGCGCACCTCGTCTCCGGCGTGGTCTTCTTCGGCGAGTACGCGCCAGCCGGGCAGAGCCCCTGGATCTACTCGGCCATCTACAACGGTACCTACCTGCTGCCCGAGGCCGTGCTGAGCGGCGTGCTGCTGATGGCGCTGCTGCCCGCGCTGGAGCGGGCGCTGCCGACCCGGGCGCGCTCGGTACACTAG
- a CDS encoding aminopeptidase, which translates to MASWTETVLCESLGLRPGERVLIMADAPLAEAAEALAAAAGEAGAGRVARFALPEPRAGLQLVPRGLAAAAGGADVLVCLRSDLDLAREDAPVRAARGALRQAGRGRLAVLAQVDLAVLEATLEHGLAEVERRAEELAGRMRAAAGAHLTAPGGTDLRLSWAGRPVLAETGRLQEPGSAGNLPPGEAYVAPHEARADGRLVVDVALGDIPLDGPVALTFRQGRVVEVAGGKAAAELRRRLGDDPWAWTIGEFGLGANPHVAPCDRVSLAEKALGTAHVALGGNRAFGGRNPAPTHYDCVIAAPAVRYLDA; encoded by the coding sequence ATGGCTTCGTGGACGGAGACCGTGCTCTGCGAGAGCCTCGGCCTGCGGCCCGGCGAGCGGGTGCTAATCATGGCGGATGCCCCGCTGGCCGAGGCGGCCGAGGCTTTGGCCGCGGCCGCCGGGGAGGCGGGCGCGGGGCGCGTGGCACGGTTCGCCCTCCCGGAGCCGCGGGCCGGCCTCCAGCTGGTTCCCCGGGGCCTGGCCGCGGCGGCGGGCGGGGCGGACGTGCTGGTCTGCCTGCGGTCGGACCTCGACCTCGCCCGTGAGGACGCGCCGGTGCGGGCCGCCCGGGGCGCCCTCCGGCAGGCCGGGCGCGGCCGCCTGGCCGTGCTGGCCCAGGTCGACCTGGCCGTCCTGGAGGCGACCCTCGAGCACGGCCTGGCCGAGGTGGAGCGCCGGGCAGAGGAGCTGGCCGGACGGATGCGGGCGGCCGCGGGCGCTCACCTGACGGCCCCCGGCGGCACCGACCTGCGGCTCTCCTGGGCGGGACGGCCGGTCCTGGCGGAGACGGGCCGGCTCCAGGAGCCGGGGAGCGCCGGCAACCTGCCACCGGGAGAGGCCTACGTGGCGCCCCACGAGGCCCGGGCGGACGGGCGGCTGGTGGTGGACGTCGCCCTGGGAGACATCCCCCTGGACGGGCCGGTGGCGCTCACGTTCCGCCAGGGCAGGGTGGTGGAGGTGGCCGGCGGGAAGGCCGCGGCCGAGCTGCGGCGCCGGCTGGGCGACGACCCCTGGGCCTGGACCATCGGCGAGTTCGGCCTGGGCGCCAACCCGCATGTGGCGCCCTGCGACCGGGTGTCCCTGGCGGAGAAGGCGCTGGGCACGGCACACGTGGCCCTGGGCGGCAACCGGGCGTTCGGCGGCCGCAACCCCGCCCCCACCCACTACGACTGCGTGATCGCCGCACCCGCGGTGCGATACCTGGACGCGTAG
- a CDS encoding fumarylacetoacetate hydrolase family protein: protein MRYIRYVAEDAPARWGVAAGGSVEELDAAPYAGGRPTGRVFPLDSVQLLAPVEPSKIVCIGRNYQDHAAELGNVAPPEPMFFLKAPSALIGPGEAIVLPHPEHTVHWEAELAVVVGRRMKNVAEEDALQYVFGYTIANDVSDRDFQRADAPFGFGRAKSFDTFCPCGPAVVTAGIDPSDALITLTCNDEVRQSGSTRQMLHPVPKLLSHLSHIMTLLPGDLVLTGTPRGVGAMRPGDLIEIHVPGIGTLANPVV from the coding sequence ATGCGCTACATCCGCTACGTGGCCGAAGACGCCCCGGCCCGCTGGGGCGTTGCAGCGGGCGGGAGCGTCGAGGAGCTGGACGCCGCCCCGTACGCCGGCGGCCGCCCCACCGGCAGGGTCTTCCCGCTGGATTCGGTGCAGCTGCTTGCCCCCGTCGAGCCTTCGAAGATCGTGTGCATCGGCCGGAACTACCAGGACCACGCCGCCGAGCTGGGCAACGTCGCCCCGCCGGAGCCCATGTTCTTCCTGAAGGCCCCTTCCGCGCTCATCGGACCCGGCGAGGCCATCGTGCTGCCGCACCCGGAGCACACCGTCCACTGGGAGGCCGAGCTGGCAGTGGTGGTCGGCCGGCGGATGAAGAACGTCGCCGAGGAGGACGCCCTTCAATACGTATTCGGCTACACCATTGCCAACGACGTCTCGGACCGGGATTTCCAGCGCGCCGATGCGCCGTTCGGCTTCGGGCGGGCCAAGTCGTTCGACACCTTCTGCCCCTGCGGTCCTGCGGTGGTCACGGCGGGAATCGACCCCTCGGACGCGCTGATCACGCTCACCTGCAACGACGAGGTGCGGCAGTCGGGCTCCACCCGCCAGATGCTCCACCCGGTGCCGAAGCTGCTCAGCCACCTTTCGCACATCATGACGCTGCTGCCCGGCGACCTGGTGCTCACCGGCACCCCCAGGGGCGTCGGCGCCATGCGCCCCGGCGACCTGATCGAGATCCACGTCCCCGGCATCGGCACGCTCGCCAACCCGGTGGTCTAG
- a CDS encoding YceI family protein, with translation MGKSVWVVDAAHSLAEFSVKHMMIATVKGRFTQMEGRIEADPQDITGASFEGSVATASINTADEARDQHLRSADFFDAENHPTLTFKSTRIERDGDDYKMTGDLTIRGVTRPVTFDLEFEGTGKDPWGNEKIGFSATTKISRKDFGLTWNAALETGGVLVGDQVKIELHLEATKQA, from the coding sequence ATGGGAAAGAGTGTCTGGGTGGTTGATGCAGCGCACAGCCTGGCTGAGTTCTCCGTGAAGCACATGATGATCGCCACGGTCAAGGGTCGGTTCACGCAGATGGAGGGGCGCATCGAGGCGGACCCGCAGGACATCACCGGGGCCTCGTTCGAGGGCAGCGTCGCCACAGCTTCGATCAACACCGCCGACGAGGCGCGGGACCAGCATCTGCGCTCGGCCGACTTCTTTGACGCCGAGAACCATCCCACCCTCACGTTCAAGAGCACCCGCATCGAGCGCGACGGCGACGACTACAAGATGACCGGCGACCTGACCATTCGGGGCGTCACCCGTCCGGTCACGTTCGACCTGGAGTTCGAGGGCACCGGCAAGGATCCGTGGGGCAACGAGAAGATCGGCTTCTCGGCCACGACCAAGATCAGCCGCAAGGACTTCGGCCTCACCTGGAACGCGGCGCTGGAGACCGGCGGTGTGCTGGTGGGCGACCAGGTCAAGATCGAACTGCACCTGGAGGCGACCAAGCAGGCCTAG
- the ychF gene encoding redox-regulated ATPase YchF — MGLSIGIVGLPNVGKSTLFNAITRAGAEAANYPFCTIEPNVGVVDVPDARLPVLAKMFNSGRIVPTTIKFIDIAGIVKGASQGEGLGNKFLHHIREVDAIAHVVRCFEDPNITHVSGKVDPVSDIEVINLELALADLETVDRRFDRVAKTAKAGVREAQVEHGLLVRLKEALEAGRPARSVTPQNEDEVKVLRDLHLITAKPVMYIANVAEDQVADPFAVPAVARVKELADAEGSEVVPISAKIEAELAEMDDEERALFLADLGLTESGLDRVIKHGYSLLNLISFLTAGEMESRAWTIRRGTKAPQAAGEIHSDMERGFIRAEVVSYDDLVAAGSMAAAREAGKVRLEGKEYVMQDGDVVTFRFNV, encoded by the coding sequence ATGGGACTCTCGATCGGCATCGTGGGCCTGCCCAACGTCGGCAAGTCGACCCTGTTCAACGCCATCACCCGCGCCGGTGCCGAGGCCGCCAACTACCCGTTCTGCACCATCGAGCCCAATGTGGGCGTGGTGGACGTGCCCGACGCCCGGCTGCCCGTGCTGGCGAAGATGTTCAACTCAGGGCGCATCGTGCCCACCACCATCAAGTTCATCGACATCGCAGGCATCGTGAAGGGCGCCTCGCAGGGCGAGGGCCTGGGCAACAAGTTCCTGCACCACATCCGTGAGGTCGACGCCATCGCCCACGTGGTGCGCTGCTTCGAGGATCCCAACATCACTCACGTCAGCGGCAAGGTGGACCCCGTCTCCGACATCGAGGTGATCAACCTCGAGCTGGCTTTGGCCGACCTGGAGACGGTGGACCGGCGGTTCGACCGGGTGGCCAAGACGGCGAAGGCGGGCGTGCGTGAGGCCCAGGTGGAGCACGGCCTGCTGGTCAGGCTGAAGGAGGCGCTGGAGGCCGGCCGCCCCGCCCGCAGCGTGACGCCCCAGAACGAGGACGAGGTGAAGGTGCTTCGGGACCTGCACCTGATCACGGCCAAGCCGGTGATGTACATCGCCAACGTCGCCGAGGACCAGGTGGCGGACCCGTTCGCCGTGCCGGCCGTGGCCAGGGTGAAGGAACTGGCCGACGCCGAGGGCAGCGAGGTCGTGCCGATCTCCGCAAAGATCGAGGCCGAGCTGGCCGAGATGGACGACGAGGAGCGGGCGCTCTTCCTCGCCGACCTGGGCCTGACCGAATCGGGCCTCGACCGGGTGATCAAGCACGGCTATAGCCTTCTCAACCTGATCTCATTCCTCACCGCCGGCGAGATGGAGTCCCGGGCCTGGACGATCCGCAGGGGCACCAAGGCGCCCCAGGCGGCCGGGGAGATCCACTCCGACATGGAGCGGGGTTTCATCCGGGCCGAGGTCGTCTCCTATGACGACCTGGTGGCTGCCGGCTCCATGGCCGCCGCCCGCGAGGCCGGCAAGGTGCGGCTCGAGGGCAAGGAGTACGTGATGCAGGACGGCGACGTGGTCACCTTCCGCTTCAACGTCTAG
- a CDS encoding Crp/Fnr family transcriptional regulator, which yields MSNLDFLRSLSLFQGVSDEELARIAAIARERHYRKGTILFNEGDPGEAIYFIKKGRVRVSRLAANGQEQVLRVWGPGSEVGLVVLADKAPYPATAQVTEDSVLIVFRVDDLQALIPESRALAANAFCLVGRRLRLARDTAHDLAVHSTHGRLANLLLRMSEEQGSNTFTLGMTHQEIAGMIGTSRETVTRALADFRRTRCIAVQGETVTILDERKLREWMGET from the coding sequence GTGTCGAACCTGGACTTCCTGCGGAGCCTGTCGCTCTTCCAAGGGGTCTCAGACGAGGAGTTGGCCCGCATCGCGGCCATCGCGCGCGAGCGCCATTACCGCAAGGGAACCATCCTGTTCAACGAGGGCGATCCCGGCGAGGCCATCTACTTCATCAAGAAGGGCAGGGTCCGGGTCTCCCGGCTCGCGGCCAACGGCCAGGAGCAGGTGCTGCGGGTGTGGGGGCCGGGCAGCGAGGTCGGCCTCGTGGTGCTGGCGGACAAGGCGCCGTACCCGGCCACCGCGCAGGTGACCGAGGACTCGGTGCTGATCGTCTTCCGGGTGGACGACCTCCAGGCGCTGATCCCGGAGAGCCGCGCCCTGGCAGCCAACGCCTTCTGCCTGGTGGGCCGGCGCCTCCGGCTTGCCCGCGACACCGCCCACGATCTGGCGGTGCACTCCACCCACGGACGGCTGGCCAACCTCCTGCTGCGCATGAGCGAGGAGCAGGGGTCGAACACCTTCACTCTGGGCATGACGCACCAGGAGATCGCCGGGATGATCGGCACCAGCCGCGAGACGGTGACCCGGGCGCTGGCCGACTTCCGGCGCACCCGCTGCATCGCGGTGCAGGGGGAAACGGTGACCATCCTCGACGAGCGCAAGCTCAGGGAGTGGATGGGTGAAACGTGA
- a CDS encoding cupin domain-containing protein yields the protein MQVQLTRTQEPAAGQVSTEIIHSCQDMRVVLVRLSPGSGLPASSSSSSVSLQVLKGRCEMLSGCEWAPSEAGTIWFYPPGEPYAARATDEPATLLVTFAPRP from the coding sequence ATGCAGGTGCAGCTGACCCGAACGCAGGAGCCTGCGGCCGGACAGGTTTCTACCGAGATTATCCACAGCTGCCAGGACATGCGCGTGGTGCTGGTCCGCCTCAGCCCCGGCAGCGGGCTGCCGGCCTCCAGCAGTTCCTCGTCGGTGAGCCTGCAGGTGCTCAAGGGCCGGTGCGAGATGCTTTCCGGGTGCGAGTGGGCCCCCTCGGAGGCGGGGACGATCTGGTTCTACCCGCCCGGCGAGCCTTACGCGGCCCGGGCCACCGACGAGCCGGCCACACTGCTGGTCACCTTTGCGCCACGGCCATGA
- a CDS encoding metal-sulfur cluster assembly factor, protein MESNVGADKVSLARTLLRNVYDPEIGINIIDLGLVYDLKVDDANRCRVLMTFTTAGCPVGGHLVNEVYEALGVLDFADVKVDITFDPPWSPQRMSDEAKRQLGWTR, encoded by the coding sequence GTGGAATCCAACGTCGGAGCCGACAAGGTCAGCCTGGCGCGCACGCTGCTGCGCAACGTATACGATCCCGAGATCGGCATCAACATCATTGACCTGGGCCTTGTCTACGACCTGAAGGTGGACGACGCCAACCGGTGCCGGGTGCTGATGACCTTCACCACGGCAGGCTGCCCGGTGGGCGGCCACCTGGTGAACGAGGTCTACGAGGCCCTGGGGGTGCTGGACTTCGCAGACGTGAAGGTCGACATCACCTTCGACCCGCCCTGGTCGCCGCAGCGGATGTCCGACGAGGCGAAGCGGCAGCTCGGCTGGACGCGCTGA